In one window of Vibrio sp. DW001 DNA:
- the guaA gene encoding glutamine-hydrolyzing GMP synthase — MTKDIHDQRILILDFGSQYTQLIARRIREIGVYCELWSWDVDEADIREFNPNGIILSGGPESVTQDNSPRAPQYVFEAGVPVFGVCYGMQTMSEQLGGKVASSDEREFGYAQVKVISECELFKNIEDAIAEDGAPLLDVWMSHGDKVVGIPSDFAKVAETDTCPFAAMANEEKRFYGVQFHPEVTHTRQGLRMLENFVLNICGCEKLWTSQSIIENAVANIKEQVGDDEIILALSGGVDSSVVAMLVQRAVGDRLTCVFVDNGLLRLDEGQQVMDMFGDHFGLNIIKIEAEERFLSALAGEADPEKKRKIIGHQFINVFDEESKKLKNAKWLAQGTIYPDVIESAASKTGKAHVIKSHHNVGGLPDDMEMGLVEPLRELFKDEVRKIGLELGLPYNMLYRHPFPGPGLGVRVLGEVKKEYCDLLRRADAIFIEELHSADLYNKVSQAFTVFLPVRSVGVMGDGRKYDWVVSLRAVETIDFMTAIWAHLPYDFLGKVSNRIINEVDGISRVVYDISGKPPATIEWE; from the coding sequence ATGACAAAAGATATCCACGATCAACGAATTTTAATTTTAGATTTTGGTTCTCAGTACACACAGCTTATTGCACGTCGAATTCGTGAAATTGGCGTTTACTGTGAATTGTGGAGCTGGGATGTCGATGAAGCGGATATCCGTGAATTTAATCCTAACGGTATTATTCTTTCTGGTGGACCAGAGAGTGTGACACAAGATAATTCTCCACGAGCGCCTCAATACGTTTTTGAAGCGGGCGTTCCTGTCTTTGGTGTCTGTTATGGCATGCAGACAATGTCTGAACAACTTGGTGGCAAAGTCGCGAGTTCTGATGAACGCGAATTCGGTTACGCACAAGTCAAGGTGATTAGTGAATGTGAACTGTTCAAAAATATCGAAGATGCGATAGCTGAAGATGGTGCACCACTGCTAGATGTTTGGATGAGCCACGGAGATAAAGTGGTTGGCATTCCATCTGACTTTGCTAAAGTTGCAGAGACAGATACCTGCCCATTTGCGGCGATGGCAAATGAAGAGAAAAGATTCTATGGTGTTCAATTCCATCCAGAAGTAACACATACCCGCCAAGGTCTGCGCATGCTAGAGAATTTCGTTCTCAATATCTGTGGCTGTGAAAAGCTGTGGACTTCTCAGTCCATCATTGAAAATGCGGTTGCTAACATAAAAGAGCAAGTAGGGGATGACGAGATTATCCTAGCATTGTCTGGCGGTGTGGATTCCTCTGTTGTCGCTATGCTTGTGCAGCGAGCGGTTGGTGATAGATTGACCTGCGTTTTTGTTGATAACGGTTTACTACGTTTGGACGAAGGTCAGCAAGTGATGGATATGTTTGGTGATCATTTTGGTCTGAACATTATCAAGATTGAAGCGGAAGAGCGCTTTTTAAGTGCATTGGCTGGTGAAGCCGATCCAGAGAAAAAACGTAAAATTATTGGCCATCAGTTCATCAACGTATTTGATGAAGAGTCGAAGAAGCTTAAGAATGCCAAATGGCTTGCGCAAGGTACTATTTACCCTGATGTGATCGAGTCGGCGGCTTCTAAAACGGGTAAAGCGCACGTTATCAAGTCCCACCATAATGTTGGTGGCCTTCCTGATGATATGGAAATGGGGTTAGTTGAACCATTACGCGAACTGTTTAAAGATGAGGTTCGTAAGATTGGTCTAGAGCTTGGCCTTCCATACAACATGTTATATCGCCATCCATTCCCTGGTCCGGGTTTAGGTGTTCGCGTATTGGGTGAGGTTAAAAAAGAGTATTGTGACCTTCTTCGTCGTGCAGATGCAATCTTTATTGAAGAGCTTCATAGTGCCGACCTTTATAATAAGGTTTCTCAAGCATTTACGGTTTTTCTTCCTGTTCGCTCTGTTGGCGTAATGGGCGATGGTCGTAAATACGATTGGGTTGTGTCATTGAGAGCGGTAGAAACTATCGACTTCATGACCGCCATTTGGGCGCATTTGCCTTATGATTTCTTAGGAAAAGTATCCAACCGAATCATAAATGAAGTGGACGGAATTTCTCGAGTGGTATATGACATCTCAGGTAAGCCGCCAGCGACGATTGAGTGGGAATAA
- a CDS encoding acetate uptake transporter — protein sequence MSTQLANPAPLGLMGFGMTTILLNIHNAGFFPIDSMILAMGIFYGGIGQVIVGIMCFKRGDTFGTTAFSSYGLFWLTLVGLIVMPKMGLAASPEGFMGWYLTLWGIFTGFMFIGSLCYPTAKQVVFGSLTILFALLAIRDFTGSELVGTIAGFEGIFCGASAIYFAMAQVLNNEFGREVMPVGKPFIGRFKKEIVVAELTTA from the coding sequence ATGTCGACACAACTAGCAAACCCAGCCCCATTAGGTCTAATGGGCTTTGGTATGACAACTATCCTTCTAAATATCCATAACGCAGGATTTTTTCCAATCGATTCGATGATCCTAGCGATGGGTATCTTTTACGGTGGTATTGGTCAGGTTATCGTTGGCATTATGTGTTTTAAGCGTGGCGATACATTCGGTACTACAGCATTTAGTTCTTACGGCCTATTTTGGTTGACACTTGTTGGCCTTATTGTAATGCCTAAGATGGGACTCGCGGCAAGCCCTGAAGGGTTTATGGGTTGGTATCTTACTCTTTGGGGTATCTTCACTGGCTTTATGTTTATCGGCTCTCTTTGTTATCCAACGGCGAAGCAAGTCGTATTTGGTTCTCTAACTATCCTGTTTGCTCTTCTGGCCATTCGAGATTTCACGGGTAGTGAACTTGTTGGTACGATTGCTGGTTTTGAAGGTATTTTCTGCGGAGCGAGTGCGATTTACTTTGCTATGGCGCAGGTCCTTAATAATGAGTTTGGCCGTGAAGTAATGCCGGTCGGTAAGCCTTTTATTGGCCGTTTTAAAAAAGAGATCGTAGTTGCAGAGCTAACAACGGCTTAA
- the nqrM gene encoding (Na+)-NQR maturation NqrM codes for MTTMLITFGFFLIVILLMAIGVIFNKKTIQGSCGGLNNVGVDQVCNCETVCDEHKLYQISEPEDGCTSSIK; via the coding sequence ATGACAACGATGCTCATAACCTTTGGTTTTTTTCTGATCGTTATTTTATTAATGGCCATTGGCGTCATTTTTAATAAAAAAACCATACAGGGAAGCTGTGGTGGGCTAAACAATGTCGGTGTCGATCAGGTGTGTAATTGTGAGACGGTTTGTGATGAACACAAGCTTTATCAGATTTCAGAACCAGAAGACGGTTGCACCAGTTCCATTAAATAA